One Eurosta solidaginis isolate ZX-2024a chromosome 5, ASM4086904v1, whole genome shotgun sequence DNA segment encodes these proteins:
- the LOC137253779 gene encoding adenosine deaminase 2-like isoform X1: MFHCVRFSFTIYLLITIASAHTHKRSQLAASQLAAYVREIDSNYTHTARPTPDAYDAKRSTFFLYEKSKGLGAELELNSRELLANQIIMAAKTYEYEEGITTPHLFKPSQHFFKVLDDIAKTPLFAYLQAMPKGAVLHSHDIALARTEFLIELTYRDNLWACERSGGLEAVGMYFSRTQPKYEIPHMQCSWTLVAEMRDRHGATAVDDYLRARFSMYPKDKFSDNNAAWNEFMSIFILLEGLITYAPVWADYYYEALKEFRADNVQYVEFRSTLPTLYDMDGNKYTTMHTVRVYNETLTKFMKDYPDFIGSKLIYAPLRDCDESTVPEYIKICTEIKAKYPTFLAGFDLVGQEELGRPLKKFIPQLLKMPDDIDFYFHAGETDWYGSTVDENLIDAVLLGTKRIGHGFALTKHPLVLQTVKERNIPIEVNPISNQILQLVADFRNHPCSHFFADNYTVVISSDDPSFWRATPLTHDFYIAFLGIASAHADLRLLKKLAINSLQYSSLSRELKQLALEKWQLLWDEFIEKVIGGNIAGGGSGGVVGGGAGFAHPNRLD; encoded by the exons ATGTTCCATTGTGTGCGTTTCTCATTCACCATTTATCTCTTAATAACCATAGCATCAGCGCACACACACAAGCGGAGTCAATTGGCCGCATCCCAACTTGCCGCATACGTACGCGAAATCGATAGCAACTACACGCATACAGCACGCCCCACACCCGACGCTTACGATGCCAAACGTAGTACATTCTTCCTCTATGAGAAGTCTAAAGGACTGGGTGCTGAACTTGAATTGAACTCACGAGAATTGCTTGCCAATCAAATTATTATGGCCGCAAAAACTTACGAATATGAAGAGGGTATTACAACACCACATCTCTTCAAGCCATCACAGCATTTTTTCAAAGTCTTGGATGACATCGCGAAGACGCCGTTATTTGCTTATCTACAAGCCATGCCGAAGGGAGCCGTTTTACATTCGCATGACATAGCTTTGGCTAGGACagaatttttaattgaattaacTTATCGTGATAATTTGTGGGCTTGTGAGCGTAGCGGTGGCTTGGAGGCTGTAGGAATGTATTTCTCGAGAACACAGCCAAAGTACGAAATTCCTCATATGCAGTGTTCATGGACTTTGGTGGCAGAGATGCGTGATCGTCATGGTGCTACGGCAGTTGATGACTATTTGCGTGCACGTTTTTCGATGTATCCCAAAGACAAATTTTCGGATAATAATGCAGCTTGGAATGAATTTATGTCTATTTTCATATTGCTTGAAGGACTTATCACGTATGCACCAGTGTGGGCTGACTATTATTATGAAGCTTTGAAAGAGTTTCGTGCTGATAATGTGCAATATGTAGAATTTCGCAGCACATTACCAACG TTATACGATATGGACGGTAATAAGTACACTACAATGCATACCGTACGCGTATATAATGAGACCTTGACTAAATTTATGAAAGACTATCCAGACTTTATTGGCTCAAAATTGATCTATGCCCCCTTAAGAGATTGTGATGAGTCCACAGTCCCCGAATACATCAAGATTTGCACTGAAATAAAG GCCAAATACCCCACTTTCCTAGCCGGTTTTGATTTGGTTGGTCAAGAGGAGCTCGGTCGTCCGCTTAAGAAATTCATACCACAACTTTTAAAAATGCCCGATGATATTGACTTCTATTTTCATGCTGGTGAAACAGATTGGTATGGTTCCACAGTAGACGAAAATCTTATTGATGCTGTGCTACTTGGCACTAAGCGTATTGGACATGGTTTTGCGCTCACTAAACACCCCCTCGTTTTGCAAACTGTGAAGGAGCGTAACATACCCATTGAAGTTAATCCTATATCAAATCAGATATTACAATTGGTAGCCGATTTTCGTAATCATCCATGTTCGCATTTTTTTGCTGATAATTATACGGTGGTAATCTCATCGGATGATCCATCCTTTTGGCGTGCTACACCACTCACACACGATTTCTATATAGCGTTTTTAGGTATCGCTTCTGCTCATGCCGATTTACGTTTGCTTAAGAAACTCGCCATCAATTCGTTGCAGTATAGCTCATTGAGCAGGGAACTGAAACAATTGGCATTGGAAAAGTGGCAATTGCTATGGGATGAATTCATTGAGAAAGTTATTGGCGGTAATATTGCGGGTGGTGGAAGTGGTGGTGTTGTTGGCGGTGGCGCTGGTTTTGCGCACCCGAATCGGCTCGATTGA
- the LOC137253779 gene encoding adenosine deaminase 2-like isoform X2 has translation MFHCVRFSFTIYLLITIASAHTHKRSQLAASQLAAYVREIDSNYTHTARPTPDAYDAKRSTFFLYEKSKGLGAELELNSRELLANQIIMAAKTYEYEEGITTPHLFKPSQHFFKVLDDIAKTPLFAYLQAMPKGAVLHSHDIALARTEFLIELTYRDNLWACERSGGLEAVGMYFSRTQPKYEIPHMQCSWTLVAEMRDRHGATAVDDYLRARFSMYPKDKFSDNNAAWNEFMSIFILLEGLITYAPVWADYYYEALKEFRADNVQYVEFRSTLPTLYDMDGNKYTTMHTVRVYNETLTKFMKDYPDFIGSKLIYAPLRDCDESTVPEYIKICTEIKAKYPTFLAGFDLVGQEELGRPLKKFIPQLLKMPDDIDFYFHAGETDWYGSTVDENLIDAVLLGTKRIGHGFALTKHPLVLQTVKERNIPIEVNPISNQILQLVADFRNHPCSHFFADNYTVRF, from the exons ATGTTCCATTGTGTGCGTTTCTCATTCACCATTTATCTCTTAATAACCATAGCATCAGCGCACACACACAAGCGGAGTCAATTGGCCGCATCCCAACTTGCCGCATACGTACGCGAAATCGATAGCAACTACACGCATACAGCACGCCCCACACCCGACGCTTACGATGCCAAACGTAGTACATTCTTCCTCTATGAGAAGTCTAAAGGACTGGGTGCTGAACTTGAATTGAACTCACGAGAATTGCTTGCCAATCAAATTATTATGGCCGCAAAAACTTACGAATATGAAGAGGGTATTACAACACCACATCTCTTCAAGCCATCACAGCATTTTTTCAAAGTCTTGGATGACATCGCGAAGACGCCGTTATTTGCTTATCTACAAGCCATGCCGAAGGGAGCCGTTTTACATTCGCATGACATAGCTTTGGCTAGGACagaatttttaattgaattaacTTATCGTGATAATTTGTGGGCTTGTGAGCGTAGCGGTGGCTTGGAGGCTGTAGGAATGTATTTCTCGAGAACACAGCCAAAGTACGAAATTCCTCATATGCAGTGTTCATGGACTTTGGTGGCAGAGATGCGTGATCGTCATGGTGCTACGGCAGTTGATGACTATTTGCGTGCACGTTTTTCGATGTATCCCAAAGACAAATTTTCGGATAATAATGCAGCTTGGAATGAATTTATGTCTATTTTCATATTGCTTGAAGGACTTATCACGTATGCACCAGTGTGGGCTGACTATTATTATGAAGCTTTGAAAGAGTTTCGTGCTGATAATGTGCAATATGTAGAATTTCGCAGCACATTACCAACG TTATACGATATGGACGGTAATAAGTACACTACAATGCATACCGTACGCGTATATAATGAGACCTTGACTAAATTTATGAAAGACTATCCAGACTTTATTGGCTCAAAATTGATCTATGCCCCCTTAAGAGATTGTGATGAGTCCACAGTCCCCGAATACATCAAGATTTGCACTGAAATAAAG GCCAAATACCCCACTTTCCTAGCCGGTTTTGATTTGGTTGGTCAAGAGGAGCTCGGTCGTCCGCTTAAGAAATTCATACCACAACTTTTAAAAATGCCCGATGATATTGACTTCTATTTTCATGCTGGTGAAACAGATTGGTATGGTTCCACAGTAGACGAAAATCTTATTGATGCTGTGCTACTTGGCACTAAGCGTATTGGACATGGTTTTGCGCTCACTAAACACCCCCTCGTTTTGCAAACTGTGAAGGAGCGTAACATACCCATTGAAGTTAATCCTATATCAAATCAGATATTACAATTGGTAGCCGATTTTCGTAATCATCCATGTTCGCATTTTTTTGCTGATAATTATACGGTG CGTTTTTAG